In Halobacillus litoralis, one DNA window encodes the following:
- a CDS encoding MazG nucleotide pyrophosphohydrolase domain-containing protein produces the protein MDIKDLQQDVTDLLKQKGFGTGDFWKKTALVHTEVSELADVVKKQGFENKEAIADEVADIIIRTMNYGAMFDIDIDKAVAGKMAENWGRGYQYNTIEGGGADN, from the coding sequence ATGGATATTAAAGACTTACAACAAGACGTTACTGATCTGTTAAAACAGAAAGGCTTTGGTACAGGCGACTTCTGGAAGAAGACAGCCCTTGTTCATACTGAGGTTTCAGAGCTTGCAGATGTGGTCAAGAAACAAGGCTTTGAGAACAAAGAAGCAATCGCTGATGAGGTAGCTGACATTATCATTCGTACCATGAATTATGGTGCAATGTTCGATATTGATATTGATAAGGCTGTAGCTGGTAAGATGGCAGAAAACTGGGGCAGAGGCTATCAATACAACACTATTGAAGGTGGAGGCGCTGATAACTAA
- a CDS encoding helix-hairpin-helix domain-containing protein — MTTPQTIMTHKGEFDVLDIPLDDEKTLDLLRNGHTSGVFQLESDGMKQLLRQLQPKSFKKIIDVLALYRPAPLSIKGDDGLTMVERYIKVEHGEIEPEYIHEDLRPILEKTNGQLLYQEQMMQISRKFGGFSQGRADTLRKAMGKKKEDLMAELKDEFIEGCTDQYNADLAKELWQWIEKGAGYLFNKSHSADYGLISWQTAYLKAHEPIKFMASIMSSELQDESHSDKGKSKKKTKSKKLEKIAFYVDEAKQQGIEVKPPLINQSQHRFVEDDGRIIFSLNAIKGVGSPAIAQVIENKPYANFDDFLDCNVFKGSEVKKGAIVGLIKAGAFDETDPDRVDLLKKYMETRPKKEREPEKHPVSFDDEINPNSTMLRWEKEVTGLYMSGHPLDKYSFIPFDDVRTGYKATIGGELSKVKQIRTKKGKDMAFLDIDTPEGKRDCVLFPHQFNKYKGKLTEGEMVIIEGEKEERNGEFQVIVDKIQKV; from the coding sequence ATGACTACACCACAAACAATCATGACCCACAAGGGAGAATTTGATGTACTGGATATTCCACTAGATGATGAAAAGACACTGGACTTGCTCAGAAATGGGCATACCTCTGGTGTCTTCCAGCTTGAGTCTGATGGAATGAAGCAACTACTCAGACAGCTACAGCCAAAGAGCTTCAAGAAAATCATTGACGTTCTGGCACTCTACAGACCTGCCCCACTTTCCATCAAGGGTGACGATGGCTTGACGATGGTTGAGCGTTATATCAAGGTCGAGCATGGAGAGATTGAGCCAGAATATATCCATGAAGATTTAAGACCTATCCTTGAGAAGACGAATGGACAGCTACTCTATCAGGAACAGATGATGCAGATTAGTAGGAAGTTTGGTGGCTTCTCTCAAGGTCGAGCAGACACGCTCAGGAAGGCAATGGGTAAGAAGAAAGAAGACCTGATGGCAGAGCTTAAAGATGAATTTATTGAAGGCTGTACTGACCAATACAATGCAGACTTAGCAAAAGAGCTATGGCAGTGGATCGAAAAAGGGGCAGGGTATTTGTTCAATAAATCCCACTCAGCAGACTATGGCTTGATTAGCTGGCAGACAGCTTACTTGAAGGCACATGAGCCTATTAAATTCATGGCTTCTATTATGTCCTCTGAATTGCAGGATGAGAGCCATTCTGACAAAGGGAAATCTAAGAAGAAGACCAAGAGTAAGAAGCTAGAAAAGATCGCTTTCTATGTGGATGAGGCGAAGCAACAGGGGATCGAGGTTAAGCCACCACTTATTAATCAATCACAGCATAGGTTTGTTGAGGATGATGGGCGCATTATTTTCTCTCTCAATGCAATCAAGGGAGTAGGTAGCCCAGCCATTGCTCAGGTGATCGAGAATAAGCCATACGCTAACTTTGATGACTTCCTAGACTGCAATGTATTCAAAGGCTCTGAGGTCAAGAAAGGTGCTATTGTTGGACTTATCAAAGCTGGTGCATTCGATGAGACAGACCCAGACAGGGTTGATCTCTTGAAGAAGTACATGGAAACAAGACCTAAGAAAGAACGAGAGCCAGAGAAGCACCCTGTTTCCTTTGATGATGAAATCAATCCTAACTCAACAATGCTCAGGTGGGAGAAGGAAGTAACAGGATTGTATATGTCAGGGCATCCACTAGATAAATACAGCTTCATTCCATTTGATGATGTGAGGACAGGCTATAAAGCTACCATTGGTGGAGAGCTTAGCAAGGTTAAGCAGATCAGGACTAAGAAAGGTAAGGATATGGCTTTCTTAGATATTGATACACCAGAAGGCAAGCGTGACTGTGTACTATTCCCTCATCAATTCAATAAGTACAAAGGCAAGTTGACAGAAGGCGAAATGGTCATAATCGAAGGCGAGAAAGAAGAGAGAAATGGAGAGTTTCAAGTAATAGTCGATAAAATTCAAAAGGTGTGA
- a CDS encoding PD-(D/E)XK nuclease family protein encodes MIKELFEREMMKKSLESSAERSTDHNHPSEMTQCARQFWYNINGYDYSDLPSLSMVSIWEQGHALHEFLGEVTERIEEFKEAHIEKVVREEEFNTGGHSDLVVTMQDGTPYVIDFKTTGASKFKQVKKHGLPDDYIWQTNLYMYMLKQMHPRKYKDLDTAYVLFINKSPIPSEIFEAQGKPHLKDNTSPLYEVKVEYDEDLVETEILPQAEYLEEVRTYEDPPERELSDTCKFCPFRSLCLGDEKDEILKELG; translated from the coding sequence ATGATTAAAGAACTATTTGAAAGAGAAATGATGAAGAAGAGTCTGGAAAGTAGCGCTGAACGTTCCACAGATCACAACCATCCCAGTGAAATGACTCAGTGTGCTAGGCAATTTTGGTACAACATTAATGGCTACGATTATTCAGACCTTCCTTCTCTTTCTATGGTTAGTATTTGGGAACAGGGACACGCTCTTCATGAGTTTCTTGGAGAAGTAACTGAGAGGATTGAAGAGTTTAAAGAGGCTCACATTGAAAAGGTAGTAAGAGAAGAAGAATTTAACACTGGGGGACACAGTGACCTAGTTGTTACAATGCAAGATGGCACACCCTATGTTATTGACTTCAAGACCACAGGTGCTAGTAAGTTTAAGCAGGTCAAGAAACATGGTCTTCCAGATGATTATATATGGCAGACTAATCTTTACATGTATATGCTCAAGCAGATGCACCCAAGGAAGTACAAGGACTTAGACACAGCGTATGTCCTTTTTATAAATAAATCTCCTATCCCTTCTGAGATATTCGAGGCACAAGGCAAGCCACATTTGAAAGACAATACTTCACCACTATATGAGGTAAAGGTTGAGTATGATGAGGACTTAGTTGAAACTGAGATACTGCCCCAAGCTGAATATTTAGAAGAGGTCAGGACTTATGAAGATCCACCTGAGAGAGAGCTTTCTGACACTTGCAAGTTTTGTCCTTTCAGATCGCTTTGCTTAGGTGATGAGAAAGACGAGATATTGAAGGAGTTGGGCTGA
- a CDS encoding deoxynucleoside kinase yields the protein MDKVITISGMIGTGKSSLAELLAERLGSEAFYESVGDNPVLDKFYEDKESWAFHLQVHFLNERFKSIKKALTHRDNVLDRSIYEDALFTKINYEMGNMDEVSYNLYLDLLDNMMQELEELPKKSPDLMIYLYGSFDEVLRRINKRGRDFENTEDNPELYEYFKTLHANYNDWARDYRHSDIVWVNIDQFDFVENEEDKEIVLKSITDLL from the coding sequence ATGGATAAAGTGATTACAATATCAGGAATGATAGGTACAGGGAAAAGCTCTCTGGCAGAACTACTAGCAGAACGCTTAGGATCAGAAGCATTTTATGAGAGTGTAGGAGATAACCCTGTTCTTGATAAGTTTTATGAAGACAAGGAGAGCTGGGCTTTCCACCTACAGGTACACTTCTTAAATGAACGATTCAAGAGTATCAAGAAAGCTCTGACTCATAGAGACAATGTGCTGGATCGAAGCATATATGAAGATGCTCTGTTTACCAAGATCAACTATGAAATGGGCAACATGGATGAGGTTTCTTATAATCTCTATCTGGACTTACTAGACAATATGATGCAAGAGCTTGAAGAGCTACCAAAGAAAAGCCCAGACTTGATGATTTACCTATATGGCTCATTCGATGAGGTACTAAGGCGCATCAATAAGAGAGGTAGGGACTTTGAGAACACAGAAGACAACCCAGAGCTTTATGAGTATTTCAAGACTCTTCACGCTAACTACAATGACTGGGCAAGAGATTATAGACACTCTGATATAGTATGGGTGAATATAGATCAGTTTGATTTTGTGGAGAATGAAGAGGATAAAGAAATCGTCTTGAAATCTATTACAGACCTATTGTAA